One Salvia splendens isolate huo1 chromosome 1, SspV2, whole genome shotgun sequence genomic window, TAATCTTTGTTAATCTGTTGGTTAGGAAGGGATGAGGCCAGCGTTTACATGTATTGTTGATGATTGTATTCTAATGGGTTATTTTTGTTATCAGAGAAGCAATGATCCCGTGTATATTGTTGGCTTTAGGAGGCAACCTTGTCGATGGTAAGATTCTACATCAGCTATCTGTAACTTGCCTAGTCCTATTCCTATTCCCATCGTCATCGCATAATCCTTGCTTCTCCATGATATGAGAAATGAGTGTTTGTTCTATGCAGGGCCAGGGCGAGGGAGCGCAAAAATTGGTGCCCGGACAACTGCAGCCATTGTTTTTGGGAGATTGTGCTTGGTTCCTCCAACTGGACTAGGGGTTGTCATGTTGGCTGATAAACTGGGATTCCTGCCCCCTGGTGACAAAATGTTCAGATTCGTGCTCCTACTCCAACACACGATGCCTACTTCTGTGCTAGCAGGTAATCCTTATTTCGTAAAGTATATCAATATTACATTCTTGCTCGTGTTTGAGACATTCGTATTCGCAGGGGCTGTTGCCAATCTACGAGGATGTGGAAAGGAGGCTGCTTCCGTCCTGTTTTGGGTTCACATTTTTGCTGTTTTCTCAATGGCTGGTTGGATTATTCTTTACCTCAACATATTATTTTGAGGTCTACAACTTCGACTAGTTCGTTTACTGCCCCAATTGCGAGGATGTATATGTAGAGCAGTAGAGGCACAAGTTATCCCTGTGCAGTGTAAATGCTTCATTTTATTGTACTATTAAGCATCCACTTTCTATTTAATTATATGATTAAAATTTCCAAACTCCACATTTGTTATCTTATATCAGCATATAACACTGAAAATACAAAGAGTAGAGGAAATGTAAATACAGAAGAAGCAATGTACTATTATCTAAAGATGGAAACATATGACATGTAAACAACATATACAGCCTTAACAATCCTAGTAAAAAAAACCAAATTGAAGCATAGCTAGAAAAGCGAGTACCATCTCCTCTGGTTGTTATCCCTCCGGCGAGGAGGTCGCCACAGAATGAGGGATATGCCAAGAATACTGACAATTGGAGCAGCAAGGAAGAACCATCTATTTCTTGGAGCATCATCCTCAACCTCAACTTGATCCACTGGAGCAGCATCAGTATCATCAATCAATTGACTCTCGTTTCTCTCCTTGTCATCCGTAGGAAGCTCATAGCGGCAAAGTGGGCATGTATTTCTTGCAGCTAACCACGGCAAGATGCAGGAAGGGTGATACAGGTGCAAACAGGGAAGCTCGTTGACGCGAGTGCCAAGAGTGAAGGAGTCCTTGCAGATTGCACACTCCTGCTGCTGCTTGTCTCCGTTAATCGTAAGACATGGCAGATTGTTTACGAAAGATAGAGAAGCAGGAGGTGCCCCTCTCCTCGAACTTTGATTATTTTCAGCTAGATGGTCGAGAAGGTCCTCGAAGCCCCTGGCATCGAGATAATCTCCCGAATTCCCAACATAAGACTCTTCCAAGTCACCAATGTGTGCTTCTATCACAAGCTGACTCCCCCAATTAATCAAGATATTTGGCTGAGCTTCAGCTTCAGCTTCATCCCATTCACTGTCGTCGGAATTCCATTGGAACGTACCAGCATTCATGGGGTCGATATCATTATCGGTATCGAGCCCATCAGAGTCAATAGCCCTATTATTATATCTCCCATTGAGGGACTCAGACTCACCATACACAGAATCAAAACCATCACTTTCGTTATCGGACAAGACTCTCCTCCACCTCCTCGATCGCACTCCATCCACGGAATGAGCATCGTCGTTGGAGGGGTTTTGCCTTGCGAGGCTGATCATGTGTGAGAATTGCTGAGAGAACATAAACATACTCTCCATGGACTCGGAGCTGTCGAATCTCCTCCTCGATACGCCCCTTCTATTATACACTTCAGGCGAGGCAGTATCGAAATCCTCCATCAACAATTTGCAATCGCCGCATACACTGAAAGCGTCAAGCTCGTCGGCCTCATTCTCCGATGTGAGAATTGTATGGCATAAAGCGCAAGAGGATGAATCCCCCAAATTGCTCACGGACTCAACATCCATTTGCAACTGCACATCACAACGCAACACAACAGATATGAATAGATTCATCTAGGTTTCAGATTTGTTAGGAACATGATTCGAATTCAACGAAAATAGACCTAATGCAGTCCAACACTTTTTCACGATTGAGAATCGGAAAGATTAAAGCGTTGAAGAAAAATCGAGGTTAGAGGATCCGATTGAGAAcgaaagagagagagtgatgtACCTGATTCGTAGATACGTCggtgcagcggcggcggcggcggtgggcaAGGGAAGACCAAAAGCACGGTGAAGGGCGAATAGATAAAGAGGAAAACAGCGACAACTTAAGGAATAAAAGGTAGTTGAGGTGtgacacgtcactattattaatcatcaatatcaatatcaatatcaatatcaatcCAATCAAATTATTCAAGTTATATAAATTCCAGAAAACAAATACGTATCAGAATCAAAATGTAATGTGGATTTGTTGGATTCTCAGGCATGTTGTATGTTGCTAACACAATTCTTgttcattttcatatcaagaCTCAAGAGTTGTAATATCATGCACCTCTCATTGTAATTTCTAGTTTTGGCTAATTTCAGAAAAAATGTtctaatgaatataaatttttctttttgtttttatctaAAATCATGTAAAACCAAGATACATCCTTATTATGGATATCATATGGAGTTTTCATGTTTCATGCTTAACAACCaaaccataaattaattaaactctTCTAGCACCATTTACTATATCATTTATAACATCTCTTGCAATATCATCTTCTATAAAAAGCTAAAAAAAATTTGGAGACAACTTCAACTAATAAGCTCAATCCAAACTAGTTTTGTATTCCTCCGCTTTACCATAGtttagtcatttttctattttgaaaagTTGAGTTAAGAATTGGGGTCAATTCTTTGGAAATTCTTGTGTTCACCTTGATAGTTTTATAAGAAAAAGCCAAGCCCCACACTatctaagagcatcagcaatggcacCCGTCTCGACGGAATTCCGCGGCGGACGTCcaccattgtgcatggtatacacggatacggaattccacCGAGGACACCacagttccgcggcgttacgCGGAATTCCATCGCGACGGGCgtgtggacgtccgccattgcgttgactcccacggacgtccgcgcggaattcccgtttattgcattaaattttttttatttaatggaagttttttccctatttgggtcgaaattttaattctgtaaattgtttaattccgaaaattgtttaatttgtgaatttgtggtttttttaattgtgggaagtcttttgggaagtccttggggatgtccgttactgtgcagtgggaagtccttatgatgtggcagtgcagtgggaagtccgtatgacgtggtaggaggtgtttttgggaattccgccgggaattcCGTGCCACTACTGATGATCTAAGAGCATCTCTAATGGCGGCTAGCGgacaggctagccgattcccggcgctagCCGATTCGCTCGCCAAACCATTGGAGTCGGCTAGGGCAAAATCGGTGAAAAAATCGGCTAGCGGACGCCGATTCTCGGGCGCTGGCcgagcgctcgccgatcggctggccgccattgtaggcgggcgatcggcgagcgatcgaccatcactttttttaaaaaaattttgaaacactatatatacgcgatttgctcgtcattttcattcgcaccgcttgttttaacgagttttctctctcacttaatttctgtacaagagcaataaagcaaaatggagaacaacaacgaggggtttccagtgacgagcgggtcttaAACTCCCAcagtacccgtgggaggtggatggggtctgATGGccaggtactacaacatgtacccttggcagcagatgatgcccgggatggcagccgggggtagtatgccaggatggcaggggatgcagggctagcagggggtaccggggatgcaacccgggatgcagatgatgccggagTGGCAGcccgggatgcaggggacgccaggggggacaatgtctatcgccccagttttgattttttgattgCTTCTTCGTACACATCaaccccatcggagacgcagttcactgggtctgagactttctccttagagggttggggatagatctcgaggatgcggacactccctttcaaacggggggagtagtgcggggtcggggcgcaccaaagaagaagaagggcatggggaagggcaaaagggtggtcggcgagtcgtcgcagccggctgatgacgacagcccggcacggaggaagtggacggatgcggagaacgtcgcgctgtccaaggcttgggtgagtgtttgcgatgatcccctccattcgaacaatcagaggatcgtcaacttgtgggctaaaatatcagcagcctacaaggcattttttCCCGGAGGGGAGGAGTgtcggaaggggtgggaccgaatcagggctgcggtctcccgattttcgggcttgtacaccaacgccctccgcatgcagaccagtggacaaactgacgaggactccAGGAGGATAGCAGAGAAAgtcttccccgtgcccgggctttataaggagttcacctactggaactgcaaTGAGGtcctgatggactccgagaagtttcgggcatgtgtcgatgctggctggccgaagaagcagcgactgaactatgACGGTGATTACAGTGGGAGCAGctgcggttcccacgaccttcccgaggatgttcaggagttcccgtcccctccatcatttactcgccgcactcgcccggttgggcaaaggcgggcgcaacaggtAGCGAGAGGGGTCGCCCAGGGTCCCAGGAGGTCTagtcggcatccccctgttGGCTCGTCTCCaaccgagctcgccttcttcgcgcgtcaacaaacgtgGGCTCAGATGCACAAGATCTTAGTTGAATGGAGGGTGGCAACTGacccgtggagaagaggtttcttcactcaatgctcgagagtatgcGGGTCGATTTGGATGCCTCCGCGGCACGGTTGGGGAGCTCAGACGCGGGCTTAGATGCCGCAGaggtgggggtcccggatagcggcgacaatggcggcgacgacggcgacggccacgaggagtgaggcgggggctcgtgtgtgaaagagggttttttttaat contains:
- the LOC121746562 gene encoding uncharacterized protein LOC121746562, which translates into the protein MINNSDVSHLNYLLFLKLSLFSSLSIRPSPCFWSSLAHRRRRRCTDVSTNQLQMDVESVSNLGDSSSCALCHTILTSENEADELDAFSVCGDCKLLMEDFDTASPEVYNRRGVSRRRFDSSESMESMFMFSQQFSHMISLARQNPSNDDAHSVDGVRSRRWRRVLSDNESDGFDSVYGESESLNGRYNNRAIDSDGLDTDNDIDPMNAGTFQWNSDDSEWDEAEAEAQPNILINWGSQLVIEAHIGDLEESYVGNSGDYLDARGFEDLLDHLAENNQSSRRGAPPASLSFVNNLPCLTINGDKQQQECAICKDSFTLGTRVNELPCLHLYHPSCILPWLAARNTCPLCRYELPTDDKERNESQLIDDTDAAPVDQVEVEDDAPRNRWFFLAAPIVSILGISLILWRPPRRRDNNQRRWYSLF